Genomic segment of Ancylothrix sp. D3o:
GGCGGGGATGTCTAATCGCATTCCGATGGTTTGTTGGCGGTCAAATTCTAGGGCTTCGTTGGCTTCATAAAAGTGATAGTGGGAACCTATTTGTATGGGCCGGTCGCCGGTGTTGGCGACGCGCAACCGCAGGGTAGGTAGTGCGCTGTTGAGTTCAATTTCTCCGGCTGGGGTGATAATTTCGCCTGGGATCATAATATTTGTTAAGGGTTTTTTGTTAAGAGTTAGCGGATTGGGTTATGGACGGTGACGAGTTTTGTGCCGTCGGGAAAGGTGGCTTCGATTTGGACTTCTTTGATCATTTCGGGTATGCC
This window contains:
- a CDS encoding urease subunit beta; this translates as MIPGEIITPAGEIELNSALPTLRLRVANTGDRPIQIGSHYHFYEANEALEFDRQQTIGMRLDIPAGTSVRFEPGDEKEVQLIPYTGSREIYGFNAKINGKLT